The following are encoded in a window of Candidatus Nitrosotalea sinensis genomic DNA:
- a CDS encoding ABC transporter permease, translated as MDYRAQIGIRFITRRKGSLIAASLAVAIAILVVQVNSVIFQGLYDAIVRDQINYRFGHVYITREEDFITKSDFVLVNWLERIPYVQAAAPRIDSSASINATIDGKIIRDYAVPVIGVDPVLDREASTMAQTVGDGEYVSYRNSVVLGAIVDRDLGGPQVGDTIKLKFKDQHGNDVLRRLTVVGITSTAGSVGLDNSVIMNIDTLREIIDRPHQTQSIIVRLNDPTKDKDVKDLFLAAFPSNADKFKAQTIEESAETTLRGFRSGIALINLVGYFGMMSSAFAVVTIQMMQVTSKTRDIGVMRAIGSKRKDVLLVFIFQGMVIGAIGAGLGTAMGVAYTAYAKETHMTFQGSLPLEVKYNWTSIIQTDIMAFVLAIVASIYPAYKATKLEPVEAMRVG; from the coding sequence GTGGATTATCGGGCTCAGATTGGTATTAGGTTTATCACAAGAAGAAAGGGAAGCCTCATTGCAGCAAGCCTTGCTGTTGCAATTGCAATACTTGTGGTTCAGGTAAATTCTGTAATATTCCAAGGTCTCTATGACGCAATTGTACGCGACCAGATAAACTATCGATTTGGTCATGTCTACATTACAAGGGAAGAAGACTTTATCACAAAATCTGATTTTGTCTTGGTAAACTGGCTTGAAAGAATTCCATATGTCCAGGCAGCAGCACCCAGAATTGACTCGTCTGCATCAATTAATGCAACAATTGACGGAAAAATAATTCGGGATTATGCAGTCCCAGTAATAGGAGTCGATCCAGTGCTTGACAGGGAGGCATCAACGATGGCCCAGACAGTAGGAGATGGAGAATATGTGTCATATAGAAATTCCGTAGTCCTTGGAGCAATTGTTGACAGGGATCTTGGAGGACCACAAGTAGGTGACACCATCAAGTTAAAGTTCAAGGATCAGCACGGAAATGATGTACTGCGAAGACTTACAGTAGTTGGAATAACATCCACTGCAGGATCTGTAGGATTGGATAATTCTGTCATAATGAACATTGATACATTGCGTGAAATAATTGACAGACCTCATCAAACACAATCAATAATTGTCCGATTAAATGATCCCACAAAAGACAAGGATGTAAAGGACTTGTTCCTAGCTGCATTTCCATCAAATGCCGACAAATTCAAGGCCCAGACAATAGAAGAGTCCGCAGAGACAACACTGCGTGGATTCAGGTCTGGTATTGCACTAATTAATCTAGTAGGGTATTTTGGAATGATGTCCTCTGCTTTTGCAGTTGTAACTATACAAATGATGCAAGTTACAAGCAAGACTCGTGACATTGGAGTAATGAGAGCAATTGGCTCCAAGAGAAAGGATGTTCTGCTTGTGTTTATATTCCAAGGCATGGTAATTGGCGCAATAGGGGCAGGGCTTGGAACTGCGATGGGCGTTGCATATACCGCATATGCCAAGGAGACTCACATGACATTCCAGGGAAGCTTACCACTTGAGGTAAAATACAATTGGACAAGCATAATCCAGACTGATATCATGGCATTTGTACTTGCAATTGTTGCATCCATTTATCCTGCATACAAGGCAACCAAGCTTGAACCTGTGGAGGCAATGAGAGTTGGCTGA
- a CDS encoding ABC transporter ATP-binding protein, which yields MDKVYGHGETEVYALRNLSFSVKRGEFMLIVGSSGSGKSTLLNMIGLLDRPTHGKIIIDGVDTSELNDNQLSTFRNSKLGFIFQFSNLLSDLTVLENVTLPRKIQGTVHNSSEEAKTLLKTVGLETQMNKFANQISGGQAQRVAITRALINKPSVVLADEPTGNLDSISAETTVQLLKSLNRKLYQTFIIVTHDRHQFGDVDKVVTIKDGRILKEEVEAKMQ from the coding sequence GTGGACAAGGTCTACGGTCATGGAGAAACAGAGGTATACGCTCTGAGAAACCTCTCATTTAGCGTCAAGCGGGGCGAGTTTATGTTAATTGTAGGAAGTTCAGGGTCTGGCAAATCTACACTGCTTAACATGATTGGCTTACTAGACAGACCAACACACGGCAAGATAATAATTGATGGAGTAGACACATCAGAGCTAAACGACAATCAACTTTCCACCTTTAGAAACTCTAAACTAGGATTCATCTTCCAATTCTCTAATCTCTTATCTGATCTTACAGTTCTTGAAAATGTAACACTACCAAGAAAGATCCAGGGTACGGTTCACAATTCTTCAGAGGAGGCAAAAACACTTCTCAAAACAGTAGGACTTGAGACACAAATGAACAAGTTTGCAAACCAAATATCTGGTGGACAAGCCCAGAGAGTAGCAATCACAAGGGCACTTATCAACAAGCCGTCAGTTGTTCTTGCAGATGAACCAACTGGAAACCTTGATTCCATATCTGCAGAGACTACAGTACAGCTACTCAAGTCACTAAACCGTAAATTGTATCAGACTTTTATTATAGTCACACACGATAGACACCAGTTTGGAGATGTGGACAAAGTGGTAACAATAAAAGATGGAAGAATTCTCAAAGAAGAAGTGGAGGCAAAGATGCAATGA
- a CDS encoding COG1361 S-layer family protein has product MINARLVLSVALIVVLVVSPDVISSSYAQTPEILTPSQSPFEHGFNDVKFLDAYFGPAGQKIEVEPGDKNIPFTVVLSNVGTEDITGIQGTLSLPTGFSGAVTGNGLIQADNTQTATAGQSFTLTFFINVDKSINIHDYSGTIKVSYSRVRENGERTAYLDFNFKVTGKGVVNLKAQNPFLNPASNNDITIQISDAGTAPLNDVDVVIQRDQSTSTTGTTNSLQGIVLDQNHWKVGTVHPDSSNTFAIHAFIPQNVAGQTIHAPFTVTYFDGQGNQVTTTRTVDFIVGPTSTVSIIKLSSPPYIMTGIMQNLTLGIENLSPSQISDISISITPNSSNLKILQDNKWFVQDIGPLEKTDLVIPVFADSSIEGQAVDYEVDIQYTKDGATVIEKQNFATYLRGVIDISVHDIGVTQIAGKQMIIGNVLNQGNVKAVFGQVTVLPVDNSVIKKSTQYIGDIDIDAPVPFNIPINSDSPPTGDQKIQVTLTWKDTLLQQHTLTEVDTVSFGTPAVQSSSNPSFNQLQVVILVAIAAGIGGIVFKARKKKVVLEKKVEQSS; this is encoded by the coding sequence ATGATTAACGCAAGACTAGTCCTATCTGTTGCACTAATTGTAGTGCTGGTTGTATCACCAGATGTGATATCATCAAGCTATGCCCAAACTCCAGAAATTCTGACGCCAAGCCAGTCACCATTTGAGCACGGATTCAATGATGTTAAATTCCTAGACGCCTATTTTGGACCCGCTGGGCAGAAAATTGAGGTAGAGCCAGGCGATAAGAACATTCCATTTACAGTGGTGTTATCAAACGTAGGAACTGAGGATATCACAGGAATTCAAGGAACACTCAGCTTACCAACTGGATTTTCAGGAGCAGTTACAGGAAATGGATTAATCCAGGCAGATAACACACAGACTGCTACTGCAGGCCAGTCATTTACACTGACATTTTTTATAAATGTGGACAAGTCGATAAACATCCATGATTACTCAGGAACCATCAAGGTATCGTATTCCAGAGTAAGAGAAAATGGTGAGCGTACGGCTTATCTTGACTTCAACTTTAAGGTGACAGGCAAGGGAGTGGTAAACTTGAAGGCACAAAACCCCTTCCTAAATCCTGCATCCAACAATGACATTACAATACAAATCTCTGATGCTGGAACTGCACCACTTAATGATGTTGATGTTGTAATACAAAGAGATCAGAGTACAAGTACAACAGGTACAACAAACAGTCTTCAGGGAATAGTACTTGACCAAAACCACTGGAAAGTAGGAACTGTACATCCTGATTCATCAAACACATTTGCAATACATGCCTTTATTCCACAAAATGTAGCAGGTCAGACAATACATGCACCATTTACAGTAACATATTTTGACGGTCAAGGAAACCAAGTAACAACAACAAGAACTGTAGACTTTATTGTAGGTCCAACAAGTACTGTTTCCATAATAAAACTCTCATCGCCACCCTATATCATGACAGGAATCATGCAAAATCTCACACTTGGAATTGAAAACTTGTCTCCCTCACAAATATCTGATATCTCAATATCAATCACACCAAATTCAAGCAACTTGAAGATACTACAAGACAACAAGTGGTTTGTTCAAGACATAGGACCTCTTGAAAAAACTGACCTTGTAATTCCAGTCTTTGCAGATTCAAGCATCGAGGGCCAGGCAGTAGACTATGAAGTTGATATCCAATACACAAAAGATGGCGCAACTGTAATTGAAAAACAAAACTTTGCTACATATCTTAGAGGAGTAATTGATATCTCAGTTCATGACATTGGAGTAACACAGATTGCAGGAAAACAAATGATAATTGGAAACGTGTTAAACCAAGGAAATGTCAAGGCAGTCTTTGGACAGGTAACTGTACTTCCAGTTGATAATTCTGTAATTAAAAAGTCAACCCAGTATATTGGAGATATAGACATTGATGCACCAGTACCATTTAACATTCCGATAAATTCAGACAGTCCTCCAACAGGCGACCAAAAAATCCAGGTGACACTCACTTGGAAGGATACACTACTGCAGCAGCACACTCTAACAGAAGTTGATACTGTGTCGTTTGGAACACCTGCAGTCCAGTCAAGTTCAAACCCAAGCTTTAACCAGTTACAAGTTGTAATACTTGTTGCAATTGCAGCAGGAATAGGCGGAATTGTATTCAAGGCAAGAAAGAAGAAAGTTGTACTGGAAAAGAAAGTGGAACAATCAAGCTAA
- a CDS encoding ABC1 kinase family protein: protein MSKTRTIQTFIKLVPLVIALRKDRREWVKKQGKNVDIPRYKKNAQKALKTFLSLGPVYIKLGQWLSSRADILPQPYLEELAKLQDEVPAESFDKVRPIIEQDLGPMEKSFDFIDTNVISGASLGQVYKARLRGQDVIVKVKRPGIEQVVEEDIRVLKRIIPFAMRFVDSNLRYSAEAMLSQFIETMNEEMDYRIESQNLKAIKHNMQNYKKLIIPSVIDDRSSKNILTMEYLPGIKITNVKALDEAGIDREQLVVRAHRVFFTMLLKHDLFHADPHPGNISVTKDGSLILYDFGMVGRLDNKTRLKLIRLYLSLVERDPTRTVSAMDDLGMLMPGYDRSIIEKGLALSIQAFHGTKVDRMEVRALMDLANKTMSRFPFKLPKHLALYMRMASILEGVYLTHKVNFRFINVLQTILEEENIVRDAYVEEIKLSFGRFVKSIDSAIAVVPEIRQFIEQSKNMQLNKPKPRNILLSGTILAAAVFVGSTILYSSNGVIGEIGMAGSAVIMALAMLLKEK from the coding sequence ATTTCTAAAACTAGAACTATTCAAACCTTCATCAAATTAGTGCCTCTTGTTATTGCATTACGAAAAGACAGAAGGGAATGGGTCAAAAAGCAGGGAAAAAATGTAGATATACCAAGATACAAAAAAAATGCACAAAAGGCACTCAAAACATTTCTTTCTCTTGGTCCGGTTTACATCAAACTTGGTCAGTGGCTCTCATCAAGAGCTGACATATTGCCACAGCCATATCTTGAAGAGCTCGCAAAACTCCAGGATGAAGTACCAGCAGAATCATTTGACAAGGTACGACCAATAATAGAACAAGACCTAGGTCCAATGGAAAAAAGTTTTGACTTTATTGATACTAACGTAATATCCGGTGCATCACTTGGTCAAGTCTACAAGGCACGATTGCGCGGTCAGGATGTGATAGTCAAGGTAAAAAGGCCTGGAATTGAACAGGTTGTTGAAGAAGATATTCGTGTATTGAAAAGAATAATTCCATTTGCAATGAGATTTGTTGATTCGAATCTCCGATATTCTGCAGAGGCAATGCTATCACAATTTATTGAAACCATGAATGAAGAGATGGACTATCGAATAGAATCACAAAATCTCAAGGCAATAAAACATAACATGCAGAACTACAAAAAACTGATAATTCCTTCTGTTATTGACGACAGGTCAAGCAAGAATATACTTACCATGGAATATCTTCCTGGAATAAAAATAACAAATGTCAAAGCACTTGACGAGGCAGGAATTGACAGAGAACAGCTTGTAGTACGTGCCCATCGCGTGTTTTTTACAATGTTACTCAAGCATGATTTGTTTCACGCAGATCCTCATCCTGGAAATATCTCTGTCACAAAGGATGGTTCGCTTATACTGTATGACTTTGGAATGGTGGGAAGACTAGATAACAAGACTCGACTAAAATTAATCAGATTGTATCTTTCTCTTGTTGAAAGAGACCCAACAAGAACTGTCTCTGCAATGGATGACCTTGGAATGCTAATGCCAGGATATGACAGATCAATTATAGAAAAAGGTTTGGCATTATCCATTCAAGCATTTCATGGCACAAAGGTGGACAGGATGGAAGTACGAGCACTTATGGATCTTGCAAACAAGACAATGAGTAGATTTCCATTCAAGCTTCCAAAACATCTTGCGCTATACATGAGAATGGCATCAATACTTGAAGGAGTCTATCTTACACACAAGGTAAATTTCCGATTCATCAATGTATTGCAAACCATACTTGAAGAAGAAAATATTGTACGTGATGCCTATGTTGAGGAAATAAAACTATCATTTGGAAGATTTGTAAAATCAATAGATTCTGCAATTGCAGTGGTGCCAGAGATTAGACAATTTATAGAACAAAGCAAAAATATGCAACTTAACAAACCAAAACCAAGAAACATACTTCTTTCCGGTACCATTCTTGCAGCTGCAGTCTTTGTAGGTTCTACCATTTTGTATTCCAGCAATGGTGTGATAGGTGAAATTGGGATGGCAGGATCTGCTGTTATAATGGCGCTTGCTATGTTGTTAAAGGAAAAATAG
- the hsp14 gene encoding archaeal heat shock protein Hsp14, producing MAKEVMREIGNKSREFYEFILPPVDMVLQNDSLIVTIDMPGFDKKDIKLRLNGNILSINATREEETEGTAIWRQRPRSIDKKIRLPIAVKDDENPAASAKYRDGVLTFTIPAKTGKNITVE from the coding sequence ATGGCAAAAGAAGTCATGCGAGAGATAGGCAACAAGTCACGTGAATTTTACGAGTTTATTCTTCCTCCTGTAGACATGGTTCTACAAAATGACAGCCTAATAGTAACAATAGACATGCCTGGTTTTGACAAGAAAGATATCAAACTGCGATTAAACGGCAACATACTTTCAATCAATGCGACAAGAGAAGAAGAGACAGAAGGTACTGCAATATGGAGACAAAGACCACGCTCTATTGACAAGAAAATCAGATTGCCAATTGCAGTAAAAGATGATGAAAATCCTGCAGCATCTGCAAAATACCGTGATGGTGTTCTTACATTTACTATACCGGCAAAGACTGGAAAGAATATCACAGTAGAATAG
- the tmk gene encoding dTMP kinase, producing MIIVIEGFDQAGKKTQSQMLSDFLKTRHRKSVIFSFPDYDTPIGKEIKGFLGGKRKFAPQVIHCLLAANRWEKANEIKATLDKNYVVIMNRYYQSNLVYGTVNGLDLKWLENLDKGLPKENVVILLDVKVSDSFSRKKQRRDRFEKNKAFALEIASTYRKLGKKYGWHIVNASQERSQVHEQIKKIVQKYIR from the coding sequence ATGATTATTGTTATAGAGGGATTTGACCAGGCAGGAAAAAAAACCCAGTCGCAGATGCTATCAGATTTTCTAAAAACTAGACACAGAAAATCAGTGATATTTAGTTTTCCTGATTATGATACTCCTATAGGAAAGGAGATCAAAGGTTTTCTTGGAGGGAAGCGCAAGTTTGCCCCGCAAGTAATACATTGCCTTCTTGCAGCAAACAGGTGGGAAAAGGCAAATGAAATCAAGGCTACACTTGACAAAAATTATGTTGTAATAATGAACCGATATTATCAGTCAAATCTGGTATATGGAACAGTAAATGGACTTGATCTTAAATGGCTTGAAAATCTAGATAAGGGATTACCAAAAGAAAATGTTGTCATATTGCTTGATGTTAAAGTATCTGATTCATTTTCAAGAAAAAAACAAAGACGTGACAGGTTTGAAAAAAATAAGGCATTTGCACTAGAAATTGCATCCACATACAGAAAGCTTGGAAAGAAATATGGCTGGCACATTGTTAACGCATCTCAAGAAAGATCCCAAGTACATGAGCAAATAAAAAAAATTGTACAAAAATATATCAGATGA
- a CDS encoding HD domain-containing protein — protein MAKKYVQIVDPIHDFITVYSHELGLVDSPIFQRLRRIRQLAGAHLVYPGAQHSRFEHSLGTMHVAGQAASILKEKGYLSSDDYENIRMAALLHDIGHGPFSHLFEEVLQKNKTISHEEIGKKIILESEIGDIINKSGFDKKFLSNLAFGNSKYQFMNEIISGGLSADMMDYLLRDGYFTGAEHAKIDFMRIIHSLDVHEKKLSLAKSALYSFESMMISRYQMFKAVYFHKTVRSAEVMLIQSMLLADKELELATDDIKKYVQMTDEFVISKLVSLEPKDADLKRARQLAIEYQERKLLKCVYEKIFTRPRMNQVNTDELQNRIAKKAQVNKCEVFIDISKTPSIPLSPSKTESKSIILATKKGEGPKESYELPISEIPLVSAISGFMDMLRVYTRQQFRKKVEIAANVILGENI, from the coding sequence ATGGCAAAAAAATACGTCCAAATTGTAGACCCGATTCATGATTTTATTACTGTATATTCTCATGAACTTGGGCTTGTCGATTCTCCAATATTTCAAAGGTTAAGGAGGATACGCCAACTTGCAGGTGCACATCTTGTATATCCTGGTGCACAACACTCTAGGTTTGAGCATTCGCTTGGAACAATGCATGTTGCAGGCCAAGCAGCATCTATACTAAAAGAAAAAGGATACCTAAGCTCTGATGATTATGAAAACATCAGAATGGCTGCACTTCTCCATGATATAGGCCATGGTCCATTCTCACATCTATTCGAAGAGGTATTGCAAAAAAATAAAACAATATCGCATGAAGAGATTGGAAAAAAAATAATACTTGAATCTGAGATTGGGGATATAATTAACAAGTCAGGATTTGACAAGAAATTTCTTAGCAACCTGGCATTTGGAAATTCCAAATACCAATTCATGAATGAAATCATCTCTGGCGGTCTTAGTGCAGATATGATGGATTATCTCTTGCGTGATGGATACTTTACAGGTGCAGAGCATGCAAAAATAGACTTTATGAGAATAATCCACTCACTTGATGTGCACGAAAAAAAACTCTCCCTTGCCAAATCTGCATTATACTCATTTGAATCAATGATGATATCACGATACCAAATGTTCAAGGCAGTCTATTTCCACAAGACTGTGCGCTCTGCGGAAGTCATGCTTATTCAATCAATGCTTCTTGCCGATAAGGAACTTGAGCTGGCTACAGATGACATCAAAAAATATGTCCAGATGACAGATGAATTTGTAATCTCAAAACTTGTATCCCTTGAACCAAAGGATGCAGATTTGAAAAGAGCTCGTCAGCTTGCAATAGAATACCAAGAAAGAAAACTTCTCAAGTGTGTATATGAAAAAATATTTACTCGCCCTAGAATGAATCAAGTAAATACAGATGAATTACAAAACAGGATTGCAAAAAAAGCACAAGTAAACAAGTGTGAGGTCTTTATAGACATATCAAAGACTCCATCAATTCCACTCTCACCTTCCAAGACAGAATCCAAATCAATCATACTTGCAACAAAAAAAGGAGAAGGCCCAAAGGAATCTTATGAGCTTCCAATATCTGAAATTCCATTGGTATCGGCAATATCTGGCTTTATGGATATGCTTAGGGTCTATACCAGACAGCAGTTTAGAAAAAAGGTTGAAATTGCAGCAAACGTCATTCTTGGTGAAAATATATGA
- the pyrH gene encoding UMP kinase, which yields MKKRIVVKLSGSLFGFEDTKTLKQYAEFFVKMSKICQPIIIAGGGKIARHYISHARSSGADESTLDELGIEVSRLNAKLLIYALQDKAYPHPPVNLKEVATAADSGLIVVTGGLHPGQSTNATAALIAEKVRASAFFNATDVDGVYDSDPNKNKNASKFKKIPIKQLRSMLVHQDAVAGGYDLMDIVALKVIERSKLKTRILKSDPKVLEKAIKGSPEGTEIILT from the coding sequence ATGAAAAAAAGAATTGTGGTAAAATTATCTGGAAGTCTTTTTGGATTTGAAGATACCAAGACATTAAAACAATATGCAGAATTTTTTGTCAAAATGAGTAAGATCTGCCAACCAATTATAATTGCAGGAGGTGGAAAAATTGCAAGACACTATATCTCTCATGCAAGATCATCTGGTGCTGATGAATCAACACTTGATGAGCTTGGAATTGAGGTCTCTCGCCTTAATGCAAAACTTTTGATCTATGCACTACAGGACAAAGCGTATCCTCATCCTCCTGTCAACCTAAAAGAAGTTGCAACTGCTGCAGACTCTGGCCTGATTGTAGTTACTGGCGGTCTGCACCCTGGACAGAGTACAAATGCAACTGCTGCACTCATTGCAGAGAAGGTAAGAGCTAGTGCATTTTTCAACGCAACAGATGTGGATGGGGTCTATGATTCTGATCCCAACAAGAACAAGAATGCAAGCAAATTCAAGAAGATTCCAATAAAACAACTTCGTTCAATGCTTGTACACCAAGACGCTGTTGCAGGGGGTTATGATTTGATGGACATAGTAGCTTTAAAGGTGATAGAGCGCTCCAAGTTAAAGACAAGAATACTCAAGTCTGATCCAAAGGTACTAGAAAAAGCAATCAAAGGAAGCCCTGAGGGTACTGAAATTATACTAACCTGA